One Leptolyngbya sp. 'hensonii' genomic window carries:
- a CDS encoding EAL domain-containing protein produces MTRFLLWTTAFSKLLRSGLGQIRQFRDHPLLAPHIVRVAVCSVLMSGTVVAGCCVGIQTLGGLETLELFVLDRFVRLHPDAPPDPRLLVVTLTEEDLHRYRWPLSDQILAQALEQLQSYRPRVIGLDLYRDLANPPGESALATQLQAKNLIAITEIIGDIPPPPGVAEERVGFNDFTLDPDGVLRRNLLFVASPDRDYSSFALRVSLAYLQPEGVHFRYTPQALFLGAQPIVPLEPTSGGYQIADTRGYQTLLKYRTGSAIAQTVTLTDVLEGRVNAAWVRDKIVLLGTVAPSLKDQVYTPYSASLKDTFQMPGVIIHAQMVSQLLDIASGQQREFQFWPRWGELLWVWSLTIVGGLLVWKLRHPLTFGSAGVACLLVIGGLGWGLFGHQIWIPVAEPMLGFVVAVGLAMAHRLFYTTTRDPLTGLLNGGAWVRHLSRSLARSSRHKTPLTLGVLFLHLDRFQLISKSLGEPSSDILLLQVVTRWRAKLPRSARLARVSRDEFVISLPHRQQETLTALAERLQEALADPFLINQQPLVLTSSIGIAVTQAHHLHTPENLLRDAHTAMYRAKGIGSAHYEVFAAGMLAEAVDRFTLENDLRQGIAAQQFVLYYQPIISLSSGKIAGFEALVRWQHPGRGFIPPLKFIPLAEETGLIIPLGKWICQTACSQVYRWQQQFPDHHLAISVNFSGRQFEQPDLIEQLAQTIRDAEIEAFTLKLEITESMVMGDVEAAIDLMLRLKSCGCKLSMDDFGTGYSSLSQLRRFPIDTLKVDKSFVQKMGQSPEDYEIVRMIINLGHTLGMDLIAEGVETQADVDALRSMNCEFGQGYFWAKPLPAAEATALLRQQSLLA; encoded by the coding sequence GTGACGCGGTTCTTATTATGGACTACTGCTTTCAGTAAGCTGTTGCGATCGGGCCTTGGCCAGATTCGGCAATTCCGTGATCATCCGCTGTTAGCCCCCCATATTGTGCGGGTGGCAGTTTGTTCCGTCTTGATGTCCGGTACAGTTGTGGCCGGCTGCTGCGTTGGCATCCAGACATTAGGCGGGCTGGAGACGCTGGAATTATTCGTTCTCGATCGGTTCGTGCGATTACATCCGGACGCACCTCCTGATCCACGCCTGCTGGTGGTCACCCTTACAGAAGAAGATCTGCACCGCTACCGGTGGCCCCTATCGGATCAGATTCTGGCTCAGGCTCTGGAACAGCTTCAGTCCTATCGTCCCAGAGTCATTGGTCTAGATCTTTACCGTGATCTCGCAAATCCGCCCGGAGAATCTGCGCTGGCTACCCAACTGCAGGCTAAAAACCTGATTGCCATCACTGAAATTATTGGGGACATCCCCCCTCCACCCGGCGTTGCTGAGGAGCGAGTTGGCTTCAACGACTTTACCCTGGACCCGGATGGTGTGCTCCGCCGCAACCTACTCTTTGTAGCCTCCCCCGATCGGGACTACTCCTCCTTTGCGTTACGGGTCAGTTTGGCTTATCTCCAGCCTGAAGGAGTGCATTTCCGATATACTCCTCAGGCCCTATTTTTGGGAGCGCAGCCGATCGTACCCCTGGAGCCAACCTCTGGAGGCTATCAAATTGCCGATACGCGCGGCTATCAAACGCTCCTGAAGTATCGTACAGGCAGCGCCATTGCCCAAACAGTCACCCTTACTGATGTCCTGGAGGGTCGCGTCAATGCAGCCTGGGTGCGGGACAAGATCGTTCTACTGGGCACAGTGGCCCCCAGTCTTAAGGATCAGGTTTATACCCCCTATAGTGCCAGCCTGAAGGATACTTTCCAGATGCCAGGGGTGATTATCCATGCTCAAATGGTCAGTCAATTACTGGATATTGCCTCTGGACAGCAGCGAGAATTCCAGTTTTGGCCCCGATGGGGTGAGCTCCTCTGGGTCTGGAGTTTGACGATCGTCGGTGGATTGTTGGTCTGGAAATTAAGACATCCCCTCACTTTTGGATCTGCTGGCGTTGCTTGTCTGCTTGTGATTGGGGGCCTGGGCTGGGGATTATTTGGGCATCAGATTTGGATTCCAGTGGCAGAACCTATGCTGGGGTTTGTTGTGGCTGTTGGTCTGGCGATGGCCCATCGGTTGTTCTACACAACAACCCGTGATCCGCTGACTGGGTTGCTCAATGGGGGAGCATGGGTGCGCCATTTAAGTCGATCACTGGCTCGCAGTTCTCGCCACAAAACCCCATTGACCTTGGGGGTGCTGTTTCTGCATCTCGATCGCTTCCAGTTAATCAGCAAGAGCCTGGGAGAGCCGAGCAGCGATATCCTGCTGTTGCAAGTCGTAACCCGTTGGCGGGCCAAACTCCCTCGTTCGGCCCGACTTGCCAGGGTCAGTCGGGATGAGTTCGTCATTTCTCTACCCCATCGGCAGCAGGAAACCTTGACTGCCCTGGCCGAACGGTTGCAGGAAGCCCTGGCAGACCCCTTTCTAATCAATCAACAACCCCTGGTGCTGACGAGCAGTATTGGGATTGCCGTCACCCAAGCCCATCATCTGCATACCCCTGAAAACTTGCTGCGTGATGCCCATACGGCAATGTACCGGGCCAAGGGAATAGGAAGTGCCCACTATGAAGTCTTCGCAGCGGGAATGTTAGCTGAGGCAGTCGATCGCTTCACCCTGGAAAATGATCTGCGACAGGGAATTGCGGCGCAGCAATTTGTCCTGTACTATCAGCCGATCATTTCCCTCAGCAGTGGAAAAATTGCGGGCTTCGAAGCGCTGGTGCGCTGGCAGCATCCTGGTCGAGGATTTATCCCCCCCCTAAAATTTATTCCCCTGGCAGAAGAGACCGGCCTCATTATTCCCTTGGGGAAATGGATCTGTCAGACAGCCTGTAGTCAGGTTTACCGATGGCAGCAACAGTTTCCCGATCATCATCTGGCCATCAGCGTTAACTTTTCGGGTCGCCAGTTCGAACAACCCGACCTGATTGAGCAATTGGCTCAAACCATTCGAGACGCAGAGATTGAAGCCTTTACCCTCAAACTCGAAATTACCGAAAGCATGGTGATGGGAGATGTGGAAGCAGCGATTGATCTGATGTTGCGGCTCAAATCCTGCGGCTGCAAGCTCAGTATGGATGATTTTGGCACAGGCTATTCCTCTCTCAGTCAGCTTCGGCGCTTTCCCATCGACACCCTCAAAGTGGATAAGTCTTTTGTTCAGAAGATGGGGCAAAGCCCTGAAGATTATGAGATTGTCCGCATGATTATTAATCTCGGTCACACCCTGGGAATGGATTTGATTGCTGAAGGGGTGGAAACGCAGGCAGATGTCGATGCGTTGCGATCGATGAATTGTGAATTTGGCCAGGGATATTTCTGGGCAAAACCGTTGCCTGCTGCTGAAGCAACCGCACTTCTCCGACAGCAAAGTTTACTTGCTTGA
- a CDS encoding CHAT domain-containing protein: MQRWRVRLSCLGAALAFVGCSALPVWSQTLSEKVLAMEGGLEKEFETYFGENLADVTQPPEEIAKTLQRIGQKTGTKPAVLWAIPREDHLHLVLITPGGKPIVRDLYDVPKAKLRRAVDAFHLEMYNSPKRVKMTAALQLHDWMIKPFEAEYLQAEGIDTILFCLGNGLRSLPLAALYDGKQFLLEKYSVTRIPAFNLIQTDYVNLQQGQILAMGASKFQDQSPLPAVPLELSNILRELQTARPNEYRWKGRSFLNQSFTLANLQRLVKAQRPNIVHLATHAMFKPGKPDNSYIQLWDSKLGLDKIRQVNWGSPSLELLVLSACRTAIGDDEAELGFAGIALKSKVKTVLASLWNVSDEGTLALMSEFYRQLGTTSTKAEALRQAQLRMLRGEIRIEGKQLVLSRGPIQLPPELGNKSADDLSAPFYWAGFTLISSPW; the protein is encoded by the coding sequence ATGCAACGCTGGCGTGTCAGACTGAGCTGCTTAGGGGCGGCCCTGGCCTTTGTCGGATGCAGCGCTCTTCCAGTCTGGTCCCAAACCCTGTCTGAAAAAGTTTTGGCGATGGAAGGGGGTTTGGAGAAAGAATTTGAGACTTATTTTGGAGAGAACCTGGCCGATGTGACGCAACCGCCTGAGGAGATTGCCAAAACCCTGCAACGCATTGGCCAAAAAACCGGGACTAAACCTGCCGTTCTCTGGGCCATTCCCCGTGAAGATCACCTGCATCTGGTCTTGATTACACCAGGGGGAAAACCGATCGTGCGGGATCTCTACGATGTACCAAAGGCTAAACTGCGTCGGGCTGTGGATGCGTTTCATCTGGAGATGTACAACTCCCCTAAGCGCGTCAAGATGACTGCGGCTCTACAACTCCATGATTGGATGATCAAACCCTTTGAAGCCGAATATCTCCAGGCTGAAGGGATTGACACGATTCTGTTTTGCCTGGGCAATGGCCTGCGGAGTCTGCCTTTGGCAGCCCTTTATGATGGCAAACAATTCCTGCTGGAAAAGTATAGTGTGACGCGCATTCCCGCTTTCAATTTGATTCAGACGGACTATGTGAATCTTCAGCAAGGTCAGATTCTGGCCATGGGAGCATCCAAATTTCAAGATCAAAGTCCCTTGCCTGCGGTTCCCCTGGAGCTTTCCAACATCTTGCGGGAGTTGCAGACAGCAAGACCGAATGAGTATCGCTGGAAAGGTCGATCGTTCCTGAATCAGAGTTTCACCCTGGCCAATCTGCAGCGGTTAGTTAAAGCCCAGCGCCCAAACATTGTCCATCTGGCAACCCATGCGATGTTTAAGCCTGGCAAACCGGATAACTCGTATATCCAGCTCTGGGACTCTAAGCTGGGTTTAGACAAGATCCGCCAGGTGAACTGGGGATCTCCATCTCTGGAATTGCTGGTGCTCAGTGCCTGCCGAACCGCCATTGGCGACGATGAAGCGGAACTGGGCTTTGCTGGGATAGCCCTGAAATCCAAAGTCAAAACAGTTCTGGCTAGTCTCTGGAACGTCAGCGATGAAGGCACGCTGGCTCTGATGAGCGAATTCTATCGCCAACTGGGGACCACCTCCACCAAAGCGGAAGCCCTCAGACAGGCTCAATTACGGATGCTGCGGGGAGAAATTCGGATTGAGGGCAAGCAACTGGTACTTTCACGGGGACCGATCCAATTACCCCCAGAGTTGGGCAACAAATCCGCTGATGATTTGTCTGCTCCTTTCTACTGGGCTGGATTTACCCTCATCAGTAGCCCCTGGTAA
- a CDS encoding FAD-dependent oxidoreductase, with protein sequence MGLRPVCFGFLFVQSTGVNTHDARLPGTEHRKQDFFAGEATHRQHFGTVHGAYLSGLRAAQEIIHLA encoded by the coding sequence TTGGGCCTCAGACCCGTTTGCTTTGGGTTCCTATTCGTTCAATCAACTGGGGTCAACACCCATGATGCGCGATTACCTGGCACAGAACATAGAAAGCAGGATTTTTTTGCTGGCGAGGCCACCCATCGCCAGCACTTCGGTACAGTTCACGGTGCCTATCTATCCGGGTTACGAGCGGCTCAGGAAATCATCCACCTGGCATGA
- a CDS encoding NYN domain-containing protein, whose translation MVQLVPPKPPHSDDSEARNARRSPAPKGSNLGRERIGLDLADRGQVLLLIDASSLFYAAMHLEIEIDYARLLSYLVRDSWLVHAFFYTGLDPANEKQKQFLYWMQRNGYRVIAKDLIHFPDGSIKVNLNVEMAIDMMRLAECCNTVVLVSGDGELAYALDAVAYRGIRTELVCLRSLTSEHLINIADRYIDLASLKSDICKPSRASDRGESGPEMGRGSS comes from the coding sequence ATGGTTCAACTTGTCCCCCCCAAACCCCCCCATTCGGATGATTCTGAAGCAAGAAATGCGAGACGCTCACCAGCTCCCAAGGGATCAAATTTGGGTCGGGAAAGAATTGGCCTGGATCTGGCCGATCGAGGTCAGGTGTTGCTTCTCATAGATGCCTCCAGCCTGTTCTATGCGGCTATGCATCTGGAAATTGAGATTGATTATGCCCGCTTACTCTCCTATCTGGTACGAGATAGCTGGCTTGTTCATGCTTTCTTTTATACGGGCCTTGATCCTGCCAATGAGAAACAGAAGCAGTTTCTGTACTGGATGCAACGCAACGGATATCGGGTGATTGCGAAGGATCTGATTCACTTTCCAGACGGCTCCATCAAAGTCAACCTGAATGTCGAAATGGCGATCGACATGATGAGATTGGCCGAATGTTGCAATACTGTGGTTCTAGTTAGTGGGGACGGAGAACTGGCCTATGCATTGGATGCGGTGGCTTACCGGGGAATTCGTACCGAGCTGGTGTGCCTCCGATCGCTCACCAGTGAACACCTGATTAACATTGCCGATCGCTACATTGATCTGGCATCCCTGAAATCAGACATTTGCAAACCCTCCAGGGCCTCCGATCGGGGCGAGTCTGGGCCAGAGATGGGTAGGGGCAGTTCCTAG
- a CDS encoding protochlorophyllide reductase, with amino-acid sequence MGQDQKPTVIVTGASSGVGLYAAKALANRGWFVVMACRDVRKGGDAARSLDIPEGSFTLKQIDLGDLENVRRFVREFQASGRPLNALLCNAAIYMPLLKEPLRSPEGYELTMTTNHLGHFLLCNLLLETLQKPPYGDKRLVILGTVTHNPDEVGGKIYPRPDLGNFEGFEAGFKPPISMVDGKPFEPVKAYKDSKVCNVLTMKELHRRYHESTGITFSSLYPGCVADTPLFRNHYPLFQKLFPLFQKYITGGYVSQELAGERVAAVVADPEFKQSGAYWSWGNRQKKDGKPFIRRVSPQARDDENGERMWDLSLKLVGLA; translated from the coding sequence ATGGGACAAGATCAGAAGCCAACAGTTATAGTCACAGGTGCTTCCTCAGGGGTTGGTTTGTATGCTGCGAAAGCCCTTGCAAACAGAGGCTGGTTCGTAGTCATGGCTTGTCGGGATGTCAGGAAGGGTGGCGATGCAGCTCGCTCTCTGGACATCCCAGAAGGGAGTTTCACCTTAAAGCAGATTGACCTAGGGGATCTGGAGAATGTGCGGCGGTTTGTACGGGAGTTCCAGGCCAGTGGTAGACCTTTGAATGCCCTACTTTGCAATGCAGCTATCTATATGCCATTGCTGAAGGAGCCGCTGCGCAGTCCCGAAGGCTATGAACTGACGATGACCACCAACCATCTGGGTCATTTTCTGTTGTGCAACCTTCTTCTGGAAACGTTGCAAAAGCCTCCCTATGGGGATAAGCGACTTGTCATCTTGGGAACCGTGACTCACAATCCAGACGAAGTGGGAGGTAAGATTTATCCCCGCCCAGATTTAGGAAATTTTGAAGGGTTTGAAGCAGGATTCAAACCTCCCATTTCCATGGTTGATGGCAAACCGTTTGAACCGGTTAAGGCTTACAAGGATAGCAAGGTTTGTAACGTGCTCACCATGAAGGAATTACATCGTCGTTACCACGAGTCCACCGGGATTACCTTCAGTTCTCTTTATCCAGGTTGCGTGGCCGACACCCCCCTCTTCCGCAACCACTATCCCCTGTTCCAGAAACTGTTTCCCCTGTTTCAGAAGTACATTACCGGCGGATATGTCTCTCAGGAGTTAGCAGGCGAACGTGTGGCAGCCGTTGTAGCTGACCCTGAGTTCAAACAGTCCGGTGCCTACTGGAGTTGGGGAAATCGCCAGAAGAAGGACGGCAAACCCTTCATTCGAAGAGTTTCTCCCCAGGCACGGGATGATGAAAATGGTGAGCGGATGTGGGACCTGAGTCTCAAACTGGTGGGACTGGCATAA
- a CDS encoding methylated-DNA--[protein]-cysteine S-methyltransferase, with translation MNASIDPNPIRHEDYQRIARAISFMRQHHLQQPDLATVAQQVHLSASHFQRLFTQWAGISPKRFLQYLTVEYAKQRIAQSKNLLDLSLEAGLSSPGRLHDLFITLEAMSPGEVKARGAGLSIHYGIHPTPFGQALLALTPRGLCSLQFVDAGNGQQGEQMLRSEWPQAEISPNPEATQTLCDQIFQPRTISPARSLTLLVRGTNFQIQVWRALLQLPLGSLTTYQGLATLIDRPTAARAVGNAVGQNPIAYLIPCHRVLRQSAELGGYRWGLERKTAMLGWEASHLAQHLKDTPEETRI, from the coding sequence ATGAACGCCTCGATCGACCCTAACCCAATCCGTCATGAAGACTATCAGCGCATTGCTCGAGCGATCTCCTTTATGCGACAACATCACCTGCAACAGCCCGATCTAGCGACTGTAGCCCAGCAGGTCCATTTGAGCGCATCCCACTTTCAGCGGTTGTTCACCCAGTGGGCTGGCATCAGTCCCAAACGGTTTTTGCAATACCTGACCGTAGAATATGCCAAGCAAAGAATAGCCCAGAGCAAGAACCTGCTTGATCTCAGTCTGGAGGCAGGGCTGTCCAGTCCTGGTCGGCTGCATGACCTGTTCATCACCCTAGAAGCCATGTCACCCGGAGAGGTCAAGGCCAGAGGGGCTGGATTATCGATCCATTACGGCATCCATCCCACGCCGTTTGGTCAGGCCCTCCTAGCCCTTACACCCCGTGGCCTCTGTAGTCTGCAATTTGTCGATGCCGGGAACGGTCAACAGGGTGAACAGATGCTGCGATCGGAGTGGCCCCAGGCTGAGATTAGCCCTAACCCAGAGGCGACCCAAACCCTTTGTGACCAGATCTTCCAGCCACGGACGATCTCACCAGCCCGTTCCCTAACGCTTTTGGTTCGGGGTACAAACTTTCAGATCCAGGTCTGGCGAGCACTCCTACAGTTACCATTAGGCAGCCTCACCACCTATCAGGGGTTAGCGACCCTGATTGATCGACCCACAGCCGCCAGAGCCGTAGGGAATGCAGTTGGCCAGAACCCGATCGCTTACCTGATTCCCTGCCATCGGGTTCTGCGTCAATCGGCTGAGCTAGGGGGCTATCGCTGGGGTCTGGAACGCAAAACAGCGATGTTGGGCTGGGAAGCCAGTCACCTGGCCCAGCATCTCAAGGACACCCCAGAAGAAACCAGGATTTAA
- the cobU gene encoding bifunctional adenosylcobinamide kinase/adenosylcobinamide-phosphate guanylyltransferase: MHDILHPSSQLTLVTGPSRSGKSEWAEFLADRSAKKVVYVATAQTNLDDQEWQARIEQHRLRRPSHWATLEGPIDLAATIRTFSADHCLLVDSLGTWLANLLEQDEATWWQTQATLLTGLRQRTCEVILVAEEAGWGLVPAYPVGRLFRDRLGLLVRQIGTIADPVYLVTAGHVLNLSRLGMPLGMEGNGGMGC; this comes from the coding sequence ATGCATGACATATTGCACCCGTCAAGTCAACTAACTTTAGTCACTGGCCCTTCCCGTTCTGGAAAAAGTGAATGGGCAGAGTTTCTGGCCGATCGCTCTGCTAAAAAAGTGGTCTACGTGGCTACGGCTCAAACCAATCTGGATGATCAGGAATGGCAGGCCCGGATTGAGCAGCATCGCCTGCGTCGTCCTTCCCACTGGGCTACCCTGGAGGGTCCGATCGATCTGGCTGCCACCATTCGGACCTTCTCTGCTGACCACTGCCTGTTGGTGGATTCTCTAGGCACCTGGTTGGCGAATCTCCTGGAGCAGGATGAGGCCACTTGGTGGCAAACCCAGGCAACTCTGCTGACTGGTTTGCGGCAACGGACCTGTGAAGTGATTCTGGTAGCGGAGGAAGCAGGCTGGGGACTGGTGCCAGCCTATCCTGTGGGGCGGTTGTTTCGCGATCGCCTGGGTCTACTGGTGCGCCAGATTGGGACGATCGCAGATCCGGTCTATCTGGTTACGGCAGGTCATGTACTGAATTTGTCGCGGTTGGGGATGCCGCTGGGGATGGAGGGTAATGGGGGGATGGGCTGCTGA
- the murJ gene encoding murein biosynthesis integral membrane protein MurJ yields the protein MSETKKRSLVGIAGIVAIATMLSKVAGLVRQVAIAAFFGVGPAYDAYNYAYVIPGFLLILLGGINGPFHSAIVSVLAKRKKEEAAPLVETITTAVGGILLLATIALIIFAEPLLNLVAPGLGRTPEGLVIQKIAIEQSRIMAPMALLAGLIGIGFGTLNAADMYWLPSISPLFSSVALLVGLAGFFVVVGGQVTDPQHVFLGGLVLAYGTLGGAVLQWLIQVPAQWKAGLGTLRLRFNFRDPGVQDVIKIMGPATLSSGMMYINVQTALFFASFIPQAASAMGYATLLIQTPLGIVSNVILVPLLPVFSRLANPEDWPELKQRIRQGLVMTAVTMLPLSAIFSALALPIVELVYKRGAFGDRDVIFVAQVMVAYAIGMFAYLGRDVLVRVFYALGDGETPFRISVVNIFLNAVLDAILIFPLGTPGLVLATVIVNITSMLALMWYLDRKIHGLPWREWGLIVFQMTLVSVVAGCVSAGTFWVCQQSLNQTNFLIQLVQLCVAGTAGLVVFGGIATACQLPGTTPLMDLLRRKLPRQLGGRREDD from the coding sequence GTGTCTGAAACGAAGAAACGGTCTCTGGTTGGAATTGCTGGTATTGTGGCGATCGCAACCATGCTCAGCAAGGTCGCGGGATTGGTCCGGCAGGTGGCGATCGCGGCCTTTTTCGGCGTCGGTCCTGCCTATGATGCCTACAATTACGCCTATGTGATCCCTGGCTTCCTGCTGATTCTTCTGGGCGGCATCAACGGTCCTTTCCACAGCGCGATCGTCAGTGTGCTGGCCAAACGCAAGAAAGAAGAGGCAGCCCCTCTGGTGGAGACCATCACCACAGCCGTTGGGGGAATTTTACTGCTGGCGACGATCGCCCTGATCATTTTTGCCGAACCTCTGCTCAATCTCGTTGCCCCGGGGCTGGGGCGAACCCCGGAGGGCCTGGTGATTCAGAAGATTGCGATCGAGCAGTCTCGGATTATGGCACCCATGGCTTTGCTGGCCGGATTAATTGGGATTGGGTTTGGTACCCTGAACGCCGCTGATATGTACTGGTTACCTTCCATTAGCCCCCTGTTCTCCAGTGTGGCCCTGCTGGTTGGTCTGGCTGGCTTCTTCGTCGTGGTTGGGGGGCAGGTGACGGACCCCCAGCATGTATTTTTGGGAGGGTTGGTGCTGGCTTACGGCACCCTGGGAGGGGCTGTTTTACAGTGGCTGATCCAGGTGCCTGCCCAGTGGAAAGCTGGCTTAGGAACCCTGCGATTACGGTTTAACTTCCGCGATCCAGGGGTTCAGGATGTGATCAAAATTATGGGCCCCGCCACCCTGTCCTCTGGAATGATGTACATCAATGTCCAGACGGCCCTCTTTTTCGCCTCGTTTATTCCTCAGGCTGCCTCAGCGATGGGCTATGCCACATTGCTGATTCAGACGCCCCTTGGCATTGTCTCCAATGTAATTCTGGTGCCCCTATTACCCGTCTTCTCCCGGCTCGCTAATCCAGAGGATTGGCCAGAATTAAAACAGCGCATCCGCCAGGGGCTGGTGATGACGGCAGTCACCATGCTGCCCCTGAGTGCAATTTTTAGTGCCCTGGCCCTGCCGATCGTGGAACTGGTCTACAAACGGGGGGCCTTTGGGGATCGGGATGTCATCTTTGTGGCTCAGGTGATGGTGGCCTACGCGATCGGAATGTTCGCCTATCTGGGCCGGGATGTCCTGGTGCGAGTTTTCTATGCACTGGGAGATGGGGAAACTCCTTTCCGGATCAGTGTGGTCAATATTTTCTTGAATGCAGTGCTGGATGCCATCCTGATTTTCCCCCTGGGAACTCCTGGCCTGGTACTAGCTACCGTCATTGTCAATATCACCTCCATGCTTGCCCTCATGTGGTATCTGGATCGTAAAATTCATGGCCTTCCCTGGCGGGAATGGGGCCTGATTGTCTTCCAGATGACCCTGGTCAGTGTTGTGGCTGGCTGCGTATCTGCCGGTACTTTCTGGGTCTGCCAGCAAAGTCTGAATCAAACCAATTTCCTGATTCAATTGGTGCAACTTTGTGTCGCTGGAACTGCCGGATTGGTTGTTTTCGGAGGGATTGCTACCGCCTGCCAACTGCCAGGAACAACTCCCCTGATGGACCTGTTACGGCGCAAACTGCCTCGCCAGTTGGGAGGTCGTCGCGAAGACGATTAA
- the sfsA gene encoding DNA/RNA nuclease SfsA: MPQLVYEYPPLLPGILIKRYKRFLADVELASGEIVTAHCPNTGPMTGVCLPGNPVQISVSDNPNRKLPYTWEMIQVTTANPPIWVGVNTALPNRIVKRMLDQHLLPGLEPYSQVRMEVPYGQDKASRIDFLLTGEEADRPLYVEVKNTTWPQGDLALFPDTVTTRGQKHLQELTALVPTTRAVMLYFINRSDCPRFAPGDAADRRYGELFRAAIKAGVEVLPCRFDVTPIGVFYLGLADLLLTMPIQ, translated from the coding sequence ATGCCCCAACTGGTTTACGAATACCCCCCCTTACTTCCTGGCATTCTGATCAAACGCTATAAGCGATTTCTGGCTGATGTGGAACTGGCATCTGGAGAGATTGTGACGGCCCATTGTCCCAATACTGGCCCCATGACAGGGGTTTGTCTTCCTGGTAATCCAGTCCAGATTTCTGTCAGTGACAATCCCAACCGGAAACTCCCCTACACCTGGGAAATGATCCAGGTGACGACGGCTAATCCACCGATCTGGGTGGGGGTCAACACCGCTCTGCCCAATCGCATTGTCAAACGCATGTTGGATCAGCATTTGCTGCCTGGATTGGAACCCTACAGTCAGGTCCGGATGGAAGTTCCCTACGGCCAAGACAAAGCCAGTCGAATCGATTTTCTGCTCACTGGGGAGGAGGCAGATCGTCCCCTTTACGTGGAAGTTAAGAACACCACTTGGCCCCAGGGAGATCTGGCCCTGTTTCCCGACACCGTCACGACACGGGGCCAGAAGCATTTACAGGAGTTGACTGCCCTGGTTCCGACCACACGGGCGGTGATGCTTTACTTCATCAACCGCAGCGATTGTCCCCGGTTTGCTCCAGGAGATGCCGCCGATCGTCGTTACGGGGAATTGTTTCGGGCCGCAATCAAGGCCGGGGTCGAAGTTCTGCCCTGTCGCTTTGATGTAACTCCGATCGGGGTGTTCTACCTGGGATTAGCGGATTTGTTGCTAACCATGCCGATTCAATAG